A window of the Parvularcula bermudensis HTCC2503 genome harbors these coding sequences:
- a CDS encoding RsmB/NOP family class I SAM-dependent RNA methyltransferase, translating into MPPHRFTRSSTLTPAPSDEPGLPARRAALDILLAIRRGQALDMAMAESEAFEDLEGADRGFARTLIMAVLRRQNTLDEAYGTFLDRPLKSTQGTVITLLRLAAAQILLLGVPPHAATATTVDLAKERRDSAGFAKLLNALCRRMVEKGPSLIEDYPPRTDVPGWLWRRLERHYGAKTARRLAAAFVQEPALDLTPKDPKERERLATALEAHPLGPVSLRRTAGGRIEDLPGYTEGDWWIQDLAAALPISLLGDLTGQRVYDLCAAPGGKTAQLAAAGAHVTAVDISAKRLRRLEDNLARLGLRADTFVGDVLGFSPDEPADLVVLDAPCTATGTVRRHPDLLWSKKEEDVAELSALQDQMLHHAARLVRPGGRLMFITCSLLAEEGEDRSRAFLSRHSQFTAEPLSDDEKERLGPLNAAKDGHLRTRPDLIADAGGMDGFYAARFTRQD; encoded by the coding sequence GTGCCCCCTCATCGTTTCACCCGCTCATCGACACTGACGCCGGCGCCGTCTGACGAGCCCGGCCTGCCCGCGCGGCGGGCGGCCCTCGACATCCTTCTTGCCATCCGCCGGGGCCAGGCCCTCGACATGGCCATGGCGGAGAGCGAAGCCTTCGAGGATCTTGAAGGGGCTGACCGGGGCTTTGCGCGCACGCTGATCATGGCGGTCTTGCGCCGACAGAATACCCTCGACGAGGCCTATGGCACCTTTCTGGATCGGCCTCTCAAATCCACTCAAGGCACAGTCATCACCCTTTTACGGCTCGCCGCGGCGCAAATCCTTTTGCTGGGCGTTCCCCCCCACGCCGCGACCGCAACCACGGTCGACCTCGCCAAGGAACGGCGGGACAGTGCGGGCTTTGCGAAATTACTGAACGCCCTTTGCCGCCGTATGGTCGAGAAGGGACCCTCCCTCATCGAGGATTATCCTCCGCGGACTGATGTGCCGGGATGGCTGTGGCGCCGACTTGAACGCCATTATGGGGCCAAGACCGCCCGCCGCCTGGCGGCCGCCTTTGTTCAGGAGCCGGCGCTCGATCTCACGCCCAAAGATCCAAAGGAGCGAGAACGCCTCGCCACCGCGCTTGAGGCCCACCCGCTAGGTCCTGTCAGTTTGCGCCGTACTGCCGGGGGACGGATTGAGGACTTGCCCGGATACACCGAGGGGGACTGGTGGATCCAGGACCTCGCGGCTGCGCTGCCTATCAGCTTGCTGGGCGATTTGACGGGCCAGCGTGTATATGACCTGTGCGCGGCCCCCGGGGGCAAGACCGCGCAACTTGCCGCCGCCGGGGCGCATGTGACCGCTGTCGATATTTCAGCCAAGCGACTGCGTCGGCTTGAAGACAATCTCGCCCGTCTGGGTCTTCGTGCGGATACATTCGTCGGCGACGTCCTGGGCTTTTCCCCTGACGAGCCCGCAGATCTTGTCGTTCTCGACGCCCCCTGCACCGCCACCGGCACCGTTCGGCGACATCCCGATCTCTTGTGGTCGAAGAAAGAAGAGGATGTGGCGGAGCTGTCAGCCCTTCAGGACCAGATGCTCCACCATGCGGCACGACTTGTCCGGCCCGGCGGACGACTGATGTTTATCACCTGCTCGCTCCTGGCGGAGGAAGGTGAGGACCGTAGCCGCGCCTTTCTCTCCCGTCACAGCCAGTTCACGGCAGAACCGCTCAGCGATGACGAAAAGGAGCGCCTTGGCCCGCTCAATGCGGCGAAGGACGGTCACCTGCGGACACGCCCGGATCTGATCGCGGATGCGGGGGGCATGGATGGATTTTATGCGGCCCGCTTCACGCGGCAGGATTAG
- a CDS encoding YbjN domain-containing protein: MVKTKFSALALAALMPMTAAAQSNALTAPDSLVSNPTSIVPSLHAEALLPILDELGLDYQGATLPDGRRIILAAAPNGLKFQLTPTACENNNKRCRGLHLLSLFETNAPSRTVAAFNYRYAFVSTGVDDSGVAYVSRYDIADYGTPKGNIAVSIANYLHMASTFDRHLFEATQTVQKEALDTDLAANGLNMQGILADGDLAAQIGLSPSSHQVSFEAMTDVVDTFIKADGLAPGRIVNAVTGKR, translated from the coding sequence ATGGTAAAGACGAAATTTTCGGCATTGGCGCTGGCGGCCTTGATGCCGATGACGGCGGCGGCACAGAGCAATGCCTTGACGGCGCCTGACTCACTTGTGTCAAACCCAACATCGATCGTGCCCAGCCTTCACGCCGAAGCACTTCTTCCCATTCTCGATGAGCTCGGTCTCGATTATCAGGGCGCAACATTGCCCGATGGCCGTCGGATCATTCTTGCCGCCGCGCCGAATGGGCTCAAATTCCAACTGACCCCCACGGCGTGTGAGAACAATAATAAGCGCTGTCGCGGCCTGCATCTTCTTTCCTTGTTCGAGACCAACGCGCCCTCCCGCACGGTGGCGGCGTTCAATTATCGCTATGCTTTCGTCTCCACCGGGGTGGACGATAGCGGCGTCGCCTATGTCAGTCGCTATGACATCGCCGATTACGGGACGCCAAAGGGCAATATCGCTGTGTCGATCGCCAATTATCTGCATATGGCGTCGACCTTCGATCGCCATCTGTTCGAGGCGACCCAGACCGTTCAAAAAGAGGCGTTGGACACCGATCTGGCCGCTAATGGGCTGAATATGCAAGGCATTCTGGCCGATGGCGATCTTGCGGCACAGATCGGTCTTTCGCCGTCTTCCCACCAGGTTAGCTTTGAGGCGATGACCGATGTGGTCGATACGTTCATCAAGGCCGACGGGTTGGCCCCAGGCCGTATCGTGAATGCCGTTACCGGCAAGCGATAA